TGACCAGAGGTCACCATCTCTGGAAAACACCGAAATCTCTGATGCATGTTGTACCCCCTGGATGACTTGAAGTCAGTGTTTCTGAGGACTCTCACTGCAAAAATTTCCTGTTTTTCAGGAAGTTGCTCAACCACTTCTCCACTCGTAAGAGAGATTGAGCCAGAGTACCTTTAGCAGCAGAGTGAAAGAAGCATGGAGGGGCTCAGAAAGGTACAGGGAGCTCAGCCTTGCCTTGGGTGGGAGCAGGCTGGCCCCTGTCCTTTTCTGtcaacagctgcagctgctgggcacaTCTATGAGTCACAAAAACTCCTGGCACTCTTCACAACAGAGAACCAGAGTATGGTAGTACATAAAcatgtatgtatatacacatacacCTGTAGGGACCTACCTTATTTCATGCAGGCCATGGGGAGAACCCATCCATTTTAGTGCATTTTTATTGTGACTTTTGGATCATGAGAGCCTAGGAAGTCAATGTGAGGTGGGAAGTTGGGTGCTGCCCTGTCGCCTGCAGCTTCCAGCTGTCCTCCACCCTCAGGACACGAGCAGCTCCAATGTCCCCCTCTGGCCTCTCCTTTGTAGGCTGTTTCCCTGTCTCACTTCCCACCCTTGGGCAAGGGACCCTTTGCCACCAGGAAGGCAGCCACAGGGTTTCTCCTCACTCCATtcccactgggatgtgggcagACCCATTTTCAATCTATCCCTGTAGGCCTCTTGTTTTCACCCATTTGGCTCCTCTGGTCTAAGACATTCAGGGTTTCccctgctgttcctgcctcCATCCTTCCCTGGCTGGTAGAACGCACAAAGAGAGAAAGCAACCAGGCAtgctcagcacagcctctgcctcCAGACTGCATCTAGCCTGGAACTACCACTTTCCTGAGAGTTGCAGTCTTTGGTTTTTGCCTACAAAAGGTTTTAAGGGGAAAAGTGTTGCCAAAGTTacagagctgctgaggcagagaaaCCACAAAGCTCACACAGGTACCCCACATCCTTGAAAAAAACAGGACATGGCAGAACACCACCCCTACGTGGTGATGGACAGTGTCCTGATTTAGACTGGGACAGAGTGAATTTTCTTCCTAGCAGCCAGTGCAGTGCTGTGCGTTGGATTCAGTATGAGAATAATACTGATAACATACCAATGCTCTACTTCTTTCTAAGCAGAGCTTACTTTAAAGCAAGGACTTTTCAGTTCCCtatgctctgccagtgaggagctACACAAGAAGCTGAGAAGAAGCATGGCCAATAGAGCTGATCcgaactggccaaagggatattccatgcCATAGGACATCATCCCTAGTATATAAACTGGTGGAGTTATCTGGAAGGAGCCAGTCACTGAACAGGCTGGGCATCAATCAGCCAAATGGTGAGAAATTATATTGTGCATCACTTGtttctcttgtgttttctttctttttgtagtTTCCCTTTTCATTACAAGTATTTTTACATTATTCTTACATTTTACTTTATTcaaattattaaactgttccTGTCTCAActtttggttttgccttttttcccccgaTTCTCCTTCCCATCCTACAGGAGAGGTGTGAGTAAGCAGCTGCCTGGTACTTAGTtgtcagctggggttaaaccacagcTTGAGCCTGGGTGTGTTGCAGGGGCAGGTAAGGAGGACAAGAGACTGTGTAACAGGTGATCCAGGCTGGTTTTGGCTTGGAAATTAAGCCTATGGTAGCTTTATCTTATCTTTTTATTGACTAGACTATTGCAGCTGCTGTTATTCTTTAACTTGCAAGAAAGTCACAGCAAACACCTGCCACCATTTAAGCTCTGAACAACACAGAGCTTAACATTGCTGCTAACAGCCTTGCAGGGCTGGAGAATTTAACTGCTGATTCTGTCTCAATCCTATAATTACTTGGATGAGAAAAATGAGGTGTGTGAGGGGAAGCTCAGAGTGATTAACAAACTGTTTGGGCcaacagcctggctgggctggtgaAAGGCCCTGCCTAAGGCAGTGTCAGTGGGGGCCATTTGCCTGTTGACATGGAGCTggtctttgttttcttctttgcacAGGAGGAATCTTATTTGTTGATAAAGCAAGGGATTTACTAGTGACGCTGCCAAGGTCAGACCTCACTGGAAACAAACTGGCCCAGACTATCCCCTTCAGAGGACCATATATACACAGCCCATTGTGTGCTGCAAGCCAAGCAACCTGAGTTTTCCATCCTCTACCAGGCCTTGAAGCTGGTCTTGGCACAGCACCTCTAGTAGAGAAGACAGCAaagctctccctccctccttgcagATATTcactgagccagagcagctggagatgaacTCGGAGTTCAGCAGGCAGGCACAAACATCTTGGGGAAAGGAGCAGCTGTGTTAGGGCTTGATACAAAGTGTAAAGCCAACAGAAATGAATGGAAAACCTCTGCTTGCCTGGAATCAGGCGCCTTGGACAAGGCTGTGAGGACAGAGGCACTGTGCCTGACCCTTGGCGTTGGCTTCAAAACATGCATGGGGAAGAGAAGTGGGCTTAGCTGAGTGTTGCTCCCCTTGGGAAGGCACTGATTGCCACGTACTCTTAAAATAGAAACGAGGAACATTAAGAGCTGAGAAAGCTGCTGTTAAATAGACAGGCTTGGGTAGGAGAGAGCAAATGCTTGACAGATCAGAGGAGGATTCAAAGTGCTTAActccaaaagggaaaacaaacttCATCCTCACTGGAGAAACATTTTCCCAGCTGACATGGAAAAAACAACTACTGCTGAGGAATTACCCAGCACTTCAGCTCCCTTCAATTGGAAAAGGCCAACATCACATTCAGGTGCCATGAAAATTGCTGTGCAGCCCCTCTTTAACCACTACATAAAtacactgctggcactgcttcCTGCTTGCACCTCCTGTTACTAACACCGCTGTGGGAATCCCTGAAGCCTTCTCCAGCAGTTGGCAAACAGGGAGCTGAATTAAAAACCTGTCAAAGAAAGTATCCTTCGGCTCTGAGTCCTGTCCTGTGCTAGAAACCTTGCAGGCTACTTGAGGAATCTCAAgctgtccccaaacccttcctCCTACTGTCCACCTGTTACACTGTTCTGAAGGATTCCCACAAGGCATCAAGTATGTGGGTCTTCAGCATTTATCCCAAAGAAACAGTTGTGGCTTTCCCATAATGCACCCTAAAATGTGCTGGCAATTTAACAGCTGAGTGACACTTTAGCTCTGCTTTTCCTTAGAAGGAAGCAATAAAATAACTATTTTATACTGCCCCTTAATCACACAATGCAAAGTCActgtgttttttcctgttctgtAGGATGGTAAGGCAAGAAAGTTCATTATTGTTGGGTATGTGACGCTGTTCCCCTACTTTTCCTGCTTGTGCAGGAAAATGGAGAGTCTTTACTAGAAGTGTTTACTGAGCAGGAACACTGAAACTGCAGGGGAAATTGCCCAGCCTGAAACCCGAGGAggtcaggagcagcacagctgctgtgatctctggaataaaatgaaatgcCAGTTTTTATTGATTGTAACTGACCAACAGTTCTTTACCAGATTACATTCAAGTGACATCACCTCTAGTAGCGTGCCAGGGGTGAGGtcagcccagccccagtggGAGGCACCCACCTCAAGAGACCCGTACCACCTTGTGCTGTGGCCCTGGCTCCAGGGGGACAGAAGCAGGTGGGAGCAGTGATGCCAGCCAGCTGCACTGCAGTTGCAGCAGGACTTGGATCACCACTCCCCTGGTTCCTTCAAAAGTCATAAATTGTTACTGCAGaggtgcagaaaaaaaattacctggCTGCTCATATACCAGGGAGGTAAAATGGAGCAATGCCAAAGCAGATTTAAGACTGACTGAAGGAAACAGAAGctgtggtaaaaaaaaaaaaaaaaaaaaaaaaaaaaagtaagctTGTACATAGTTATTAAGCATTTACAATGTTCTCATGCAGCTTAGATAAGCAAGCTGGAATTAAACAGTACAGTAATCAtcagtgctggtgctgtgctctgcctgcaaGCTCAGGAGGAGGCTGGGAGCACTCAGAAGCCAGGTTGACAGGAAACAGGTGtatgtgaggaggaggaggaagaggttAGAAGGGCTGAAGGCTGCTCAGATAGAAGCCCACGGCTGGTACCCTTAGTCCAAAGGTCAGGGCAACTGAAGTCAAAAGGCTGCCTTCTGGCAGGGCTCACCCGTGTGGCCACATTGAATTATTCACGACAGGGAGAGGGAGGCTCTCAGCTCCACAGACAGGGAGGGGTGAGAAGAGCACAGggggagggagcacagctcagGTTCCCTGTGTGCAATGAGCAGCTGTTCATCTGTGTGTGAGAGGTGAGTCCTCCCTCTGGCCCCCTGCATCCAGCAGCACACGAAGGGGGTCCTACAGGCAGCACTGGAAGTCCCATGGAAGGAATACCCTATTTTGTTTTTAGCACATTACCTTTTAGTAGGGATCAAGTCATAACCTGTACTTTCACAACTCATCATTAGAAACTGTGCTGCTGATACTCCCAACTCACCTCTCTGGACAGACAGATTTGTGAGAACTGAGTTTTATTCTCCTGGCTAGACAGCAGTGACTGATAAAAGTTCTCTACTGCTGCAGACAAACAAAAGGAGATCTATAAAATACTTCTCCCTATTTTCTCTTACTAAATTATGGTGGGAGCCCATGGATTTGTGGAGGAGTTGTACCTGTCCCATCAACACAAGGACAGAGGAAGTAAAAGACAGGTTTCACAGACAAGGCAGAGGCATTCTCAGCTTTAAACGATCCCACCCAGGGTAGGTATGTACCATCATCCTGCAGGGAGCAActgccctctgctctgggctatCAGATGTGAGGCAAAGACAAAAACATTCCTCCTCTtaactcagcagcagcagcagctctgcatgtCAGCTCTTGGCTGATAAACACAGGCTCCTAATTCCAGCCACATTCCCCGTTTTGAGAATAAGCAGCCCTTTGCAACTACTGCTGCTCATGAGaagggggagaaggagggaagggttACAACATTTTCCATCtcctaaaaacaccaaaacagaaGAAACCCCCGGGTTGTACAGGGCAGGCAATTGAcctgcccacagccctcccAGGCAAGGAATGCACAACATGGACGTGTCCAGAGGCAGGGGTACAGCCACCCTTTTACTTCAGGCTCCAATGAGTTTCTTGAGGAACGCCTCCAGCTGATCCTCGTCCTTTATGCCCACAAATTTATCCACAACGTCTCCGTTCTTCATAGCCAGCACAGTTGGCACTGCTGACACCTGAGGCAAGAGAAACAGGGAGACAGGTGAGCAAAGCCTGCAGGAAGCCACCTGCCCCTGGTCTCCCAGTGAAGTCGAAGGAAGTGGCTACAAGGGAACTGAGCACACACTGCTCTAGGGTAAGATGTCCACTCACAAAACACgccagctgagctccatgttCCCCCTCTCTGCACTGACTTACACCACTCTACTGGAGATAAGGCTGAGCTGCTTTTTGAGTTTAAATAAGACCCAAATGTTTAAAGACAAAACCACAACTCATACAAAAACAATCTCCAGTAAAaatcttcttctcctccttcccttttgTCCTCTCATGAACAAACACATCTAGGACACATCTCAGACATAATGACCTTTGGACATTTTATGGCCAGAGTAGCATGAGACTGGACCCGTGTTCTTCTCCAGACAGGACTGGAGCTCTAACCCTGACCCGCCCCACCATTGCACAGGCAGATTTCCTGCTCATATTATGGAAACGACAATCCCCTCCAAgccttcttcctttccccagtTCTGTTTTCAGTTATTTAACTGGTCACAAACCAGTGGTCATTCAGTGCAGATCCCTGATGATTAGGTAAGAAGTGAAAAAGTCCCTCTGACCAGAGCtagcaggcagctgtgctgctctgggtgctgctttTTTAGCTCAGAACAAAGTTTGCTGGGAATTATCCAAGAGAACAGTGTTGGAAATGACAACATCCCCAGGGACTTGCTGGTTGACTGGTGACAGCAGAAACCCCAGGGACATGACTGAAAGAAGGAACAACCAGAGCTTGGAGAGCTACAGCAGTGGAAGATCTGATCACATTTCTGACCCCACAGCTTATCTCTGCAaggttttccccccaaaacacaTCCTGTCCTTATCTTGCCCGCTGACTCTTCTCCAGCCTGCAGGGCCTTCCTGTgtgcactgccagccctgctgccaacaAAGATCTGTAAATCCCTCTGGAAACCCATCAGAGGGCTGGCTTTTCTCCCAGTGGGAGCCTGAGATGAAAGGGACATTTTGTCTTCCCTTCCCACCCGGTCCCAGCTGGGCAGTCCAGCATGGCTCCCCACAGTGTCCTTCAGGGCTTGTGCAGCCTCATCTGAAGGGATGGGAGCGTCGGGGCTGCTCAGTGCACAATCTTCAGCTCCTCCTAGTGACTGCAGAGAGCAGATCCAGAGGGCTTGGGCCATAGCACCGCCGATGGTGCCAACATGTTCCCTTGTGATTTTGTGAGAGAGAAAAGATGCACTGCactcagctgctctgtccctgagAAGGCAAACCTCCACTGAGCCTCCCTCTGGTTTGCACAGTGGGTTAATATCCAGCAGAGTTGCTCCAGTCctatccaaaaaaaaaaagagctggcCCCTGTTAGGGCTGGGGTGAGGAATAGGCAACTCCTGGAAGCTCTAGTGAGAAGCAGCCAACACCACGttgccaggccctgcaggctgACCAGCGCACCCACCAGTTTCACATGGCCTTGATTCCTCTGTCTCCTTCCCTCTTTGTGCAGGTGAGCAAATCCAAAGAAAGAGTGGAAGGtctggggctggtgctgcagagccagaTGAGAACTGGGGGCAAAGAGCAACTTTCCTCTGCTCAGAAAACACGATGTTTTTGTCAGTTTCCTTCCTGCCAGCTGCAGTAAGGGCAGCCTATTAATGGAGCATGTACTTTGTTTTGCTGGTTGAGAAGCAAATATCATGGGAATTTCTAGAATGCAAAGTTGAGggcactttttctttttttgactCCCATCTGCACTGAACCTAAACAAACTTTATTTCTCCCTGAAGAGCATTTCTATAGAAAAAATCAGTCTGCTTTTGATTAGTGTTGACCACagataaataaacaaacatgcCCATCCAGGTTATTTGTGGCAACACCCATACCAAGGGAATTCTCCCCCATCTGAAACTTTTATACAAGCTCAGATGCCACACAACAGAGCAGGGGGAAGTATTTCACCCAGGCCTCTGAGTAAGGAGGTAACCAGATGGAGCTCCACTGATGAATGACCACCTCTGTACCCAGTGGCCCTCCTGAGCTGCCCACCCACAGTGGCCACAGAAGGGGCTGCCCTTTCCTGGCCACCACACACAGAGGCAACTGGCTAAGGCAAGAGATGAATCTGAAGAATTTTAAGAGACTGCAGATAAACAAAAGtatttcttctccctttctGCTCTTGGGGCGAGAGGTCAGGATCTGGCTGGAGCAGTGGAGAAAGGCCACAACCAGAGATGAAAGGTATTTGATAAAACAGGGAGTCCCCAGAGAAAACACTTTTGTGCTGGGCATAACCAGACAGGGAAGGGCACAGGGGACATTCCTAGTTGCAGGAAATGCATCGGTGCTTTGTGCTAAGCTGGGATGGCCAAGAGCCAAGGGCTTGTATAAAGGAATGTGCCAGCATTCCTCAGCTCTTCCAGGGGGCCTCCTCTCCCACTGCCTCCCTCTGCACCCAGGAGGCTGCTCAAGAGGACATTGTGCAAGCAGGCAGCAAGCTGGGGGTGCGTGTGTGCGGGGGCAGGGGAATAAACATGGATGGAGTGAGACTTCCTGGCAGCTAGTGAAGGAGTTGTGGGGGTGGCATGGACactgaaaaccccaaacaaagACTTCCTCAGCACGCAGACATCTGATTCCCTAAAGAATGActttaaaacaaatgttttctgCTTCCCTCTAAACACCACCTCTGGTTTTCCTGATCTCTCACAAACACTCTGGTCTCTCTTTGATCTCAACTTACTGCCTTCCCATCAGCCCTTACATTTCTCCTTACATGGTAACTTCCCAGATGAAGCAAAACCAAGCACATGCTCAGCACATGAACAAAACTTCTGCCTCAGAAAGGATGCTCCAAACTTTGAAGATCTGAGCACAAAATTCTGCCATCCCCCTACCTGTCTGCAGCTATGGTACATGCAGACAGTCTAAGGACAGTGTTTTAGCCACGGGGATAATGGCCAAGACAAGACACACACGCATCACTCCAAAAGTGGAGGAGGGcttcttgcaaaacaaaaattccaCCATGTTTGTAAATAAGGTTCCTGAATGAACTGCTAGAAGCTGacccttccctgcagcctcagtcctacctgcacacaaacacacacagcaggcagagctctctCAGCACCTGTGGGGAGAGGACACCCAGCACATTATCGAAGCTGCACAACTTGGGACTTTCAGCCTCTTTTCACCAACCTTTCTCTGCATGCACACACCCTGCTTGTCATTTTCCACTCATCTGAGATTATCCTCTTGTAATCTCAGCTCATTCTATCTACTGGAAGGTTTGGAACAATACATGAGTTGAGCTAATAATCTCTATTCTCTTCTCCTTAGCATGATTGCTACCAGAGCTTTCCCTGCATCTATTAGGATTTACACACTTTCAGATCATCACTAAAAATACCTCATCCTCTTCAACTTCTCACCAGCACCCTCTGAGCTATGCAGGATTTTGGGTttgcagcagccagccctgctcaggagccagcagccaTCTTCCTTGGCCTGGGGTATATCTGCCAGCACGCCTCCACCCTGGAGGCTCTCATGCTGAGCTTGTAGGAACTGCAAATCATGACTGTGGCCACCAGCTGTGTGGGCACTccaccacagcacagcagaaaggTCTCCCTGGGGAAAGAGTGGGAGGGAACAAGCTGTTCCTGCTTCCGTCTGCTTCTGTCTCAGCAGGGTGCAGGAACGGCATCTTCTCCAGGCTCAATAAATTGACAGCTTGCTCAGGAGATAGTTCACACTTTTCAGGGCGGTTTGAGGAGCTTGCTGAGCTAGTTGTCACCCTGGGAGCAGGACTTCATCTGCAGAGGGGGAGCAGATCCATCTGCATGATACCCAAGTGAAAATGAGGCATGTTTTACCCCTGTAAAACATAACAGCAGGATGCCCAAACTCCATGGGCAGAGTGGTTGTTTGCAAGGAGAGACAACAGAGGCAAGCACGGCCCTCAGAGGGGCTTTTGTGTTTCTTAAACTACCTAACTACTGTCAGAGGGGACAAATAAATGAATCATGGAAACTAAAGCCATGGCCTTCTCCAGTCATTCTGCTTCTTCCTAGGAGAAAGGCAGCACAGGGAACACACCCAGCGGTAATGTCACACACTACTGTAAGCACCAAGGTCCTCCCCTTTCAAGAGCAGGACGTGTGCTCCTGTTATTTTTTCTGACCTGGCTTCTACCTGTCCAAACAAAACTCACTGTGTCTCCTTGTGCTGCAGCTTAAGGATGGGGACGTTATGACCCAGCTCGAGATCCTGAacaaggaagggaaagagaggaCAGGCTGGCTGCACAAAGAACCATGTTCAGCTGCACAGCAGAGTGGGGTTTGTAACTTCACGATCTTGCCCTGCACCTGAGcaccccagctggcagcaaaaTGCCATATGTACTCCAGGCTCCTCGAGGAGTGTTTACACTCACAGGGAAGTGCTTACCCTCACAGCCACATGCAAGGCCTAGAGACACCTCCCTGCAGAATCAGAGGTGGGGATGCTGGGCACgaccagcagagctggagcagagccaagcagcaaaatCCACCTACTGACAAGTGACCCAATGGATCAGGAACCTGTAGGCTCTGggcttcccctcccctccagtgctgctgctgtgcaggcacagTTCTCCTTAGGGAGGCACCTCTGCACTGCCAGCCAAACAAAGTCCGTGCTCTTCCACCTCCTACCTCGTACTCGATGGCGAGGTCTGTGTGATCATCAATGTCCACCTTGGCCATCAgcaccttcccctcctgctTGGCCACCAGTTTCTCTAACCTGGGCCCGAGGATCTTGCAGGGACCACACCACCTGatggagcaggaaaagagaGGGCACATCAGGAGAGGCAGTTTCAGCCATGGAAGGCATGCTGGAACACCAGTGCCTTTGCCACCACTGCTGTTCCACTCAAGAGCCAGCCTGGAAATACAATTCCTGAACCACGGCTTAGAAAAACACTTCTCTCACAAA
This region of Ammospiza caudacuta isolate bAmmCau1 chromosome 5, bAmmCau1.pri, whole genome shotgun sequence genomic DNA includes:
- the TXN2 gene encoding thioredoxin, mitochondrial, which translates into the protein MAQRLALQRLLALPTRGPLPSHGRAFGTSAGRRNTFNVQDGSDFQDRVVNSPKPVVVDFHAQWCGPCKILGPRLEKLVAKQEGKVLMAKVDIDDHTDLAIEYEVSAVPTVLAMKNGDVVDKFVGIKDEDQLEAFLKKLIGA